The Triticum urartu cultivar G1812 unplaced genomic scaffold, Tu2.1 TuUngrouped_contig_5882, whole genome shotgun sequence genome has a segment encoding these proteins:
- the LOC125529828 gene encoding uncharacterized protein LOC125529828 — MEVHTYTTSQNNWHELRAKAWRQAVRIATRFENIPLSLAYYGFREYTTSKYLAFVKDLDSVFFEIWKLVNRQQMSFRDAMEHVYEESPFPLSKRDLEHELSHPVSLGLEEKVIYLLRCKLLWYLSL; from the exons ATGGAGGTACACACCTATACGACCTCTCAAAACAAT TGGCATGAATTGCGTGCAAAAGCTTGGCGCCAAGCAGTTAGGATTGCTACTAGGTTCGAAAACATTCCTCTGAGCCTAGCATATTATGGTTTCCGG GAGTATACAACGAGCAAATATCTCGCGTTCGTGAAAGATCTTGACTCTGTGTTTTTTGAGATTTGGAAGCTGGTCAATCGGCAGCAG ATGTCTTTCAGAGATGCTATGGAGCATGTGTATGAGGAGAGCCCGTTTCCATTAAGCAAACGTGATTTGGAGCACGAGCTGAGTCACCCTGTCTCATTGGGATTGGAGGAAaaagtaa TTTATCTCTTACGATGCAAATTGCTTTGGTACCTCTCCTTGTAG